The Thermosipho affectus region TCGATATTATTGTATTTAAAATAGATAGAAGATAAAACTTTATCAAACATAAAAACAATGTCTTCCTTTCTATCCCGAAGTGGTGGTATCTTTTCCCCCTTTGTTTTTGAAAAAGTAACCTTTACTCCTGGGAGTTTTAAGCGAATATATGATACATATTCATTTAAATACATGCCATCTTCGTATTTTAAAGTCGCTTTTTCTTTATCCTTATACATTGATATTAATTTGTTTAAAAACTCATGTATTACAGGACCTTGGAGTTCTGGAAAAGAATACAACATATCAAATTCTCTTTTCAAATCATCATATCTCTGTCTTTCTTCAAGATACAAAACTGCAAGCTCCAATTCCCTTATGGAATACACCACAAACTTACCCGGAACATTCTTTTTTTCAGTTAAATATACAACATCCCAATAATTTTCTTTTAATTTTTCTTCTAAGTTTAAATCATAAATATCAAAAACAACATTCTGATGGTTATATAAAAATC contains the following coding sequences:
- a CDS encoding helix-turn-helix domain-containing protein; this encodes MLIRILIPQALVEDLRGFLYNHQNVVFDIYDLNLEEKLKENYWDVVYLTEKKNVPGKFVVYSIRELELAVLYLEERQRYDDLKREFDMLYSFPELQGPVIHEFLNKLISMYKDKEKATLKYEDGMYLNEYVSYIRLKLPGVKVTFSKTKGEKIPPLRDRKEDIVFMFDKVLSSIYFKYNNIEKRIPDDEEYELLKLYNWPGNTKELVKVASEYATNGMLNIPKFKKSTFSGIDLINFTSKLVKHVEKRYISLALKKSGNRMKAAKMLNINYKTLSYKIKIYKLDKNR